The following proteins are co-located in the Micromonospora coriariae genome:
- a CDS encoding GAF and ANTAR domain-containing protein, with product MTEIDPMAPAAAFAELGRIKFSETDFSGVLTRVAGLATRAVPGADQVSVTLVGAGGAHTAAFTGGLALALDEAQYEQGDGPCLTAAAANSTVHVADMAAESRWPNWAGIAVTAGAHSSLSIGLPMHEFVTGALNIYATRPGAFSDEAVSLAESFADYAAVAMANAHLYDTQATLAQHMQAAMQSRAVIEQAKGIIMGERRCTADEAFAMLAKISQDSNRRLRDVAAALVARVEANPKR from the coding sequence ATGACCGAGATTGACCCGATGGCTCCGGCCGCCGCGTTCGCGGAGTTGGGCCGGATCAAGTTCAGCGAGACGGATTTCAGTGGCGTGCTGACCCGGGTGGCCGGCCTGGCCACGCGGGCCGTTCCTGGCGCTGACCAGGTCTCCGTCACGCTGGTCGGGGCTGGCGGCGCGCACACCGCGGCATTCACCGGTGGACTCGCGCTCGCGCTGGACGAGGCGCAGTACGAGCAGGGCGATGGGCCCTGCCTGACGGCGGCAGCGGCCAACAGCACAGTGCACGTGGCCGACATGGCGGCGGAGAGCCGCTGGCCGAACTGGGCCGGTATAGCCGTCACCGCCGGCGCGCACAGTTCCCTGTCGATCGGCCTGCCGATGCACGAGTTCGTCACCGGGGCGCTCAACATCTATGCCACCCGGCCCGGCGCCTTCAGCGACGAGGCGGTGAGTCTCGCGGAGAGCTTCGCCGACTACGCCGCCGTCGCGATGGCCAACGCCCACCTGTACGACACCCAGGCGACCCTCGCGCAGCACATGCAGGCCGCGATGCAGAGCCGCGCGGTGATCGAACAGGCCAAGGGCATCATCATGGGCGAGCGGCGTTGCACGGCAGACGAGGCGTTCGCGATGCTCGCGAAAATATCCCAGGACTCCAACCGCAGGCTGCGCGACGTCGCCGCGGCGCTGGTCGCCCGCGTCGAAGCGAACCCGAAGCGCTGA
- a CDS encoding MHYT domain-containing protein — MAQINHFEYGWITPALSYALSVLGSVLGLICAGRIRTAGTAGQRAWWGLLAAWALGGTAIWAMHFMAMLGFAVEGTRIRYDVPLTAASTAIAVVAVGIGLAIVGTGRLNPVRLVGGGIFTGVGVAAMHYSGMAAMRLNGSLGYDTTRVALSVVIAIVAATVALWLAMTVRRPLAIFASALVMGVAVNGMHFTGMSALSVHQHEGRGEVTGTGMGTLLVPIVLAVIFGVVGLLYALLAAPTDDDRAAAAYLDARRAPETAAAAPVVAPDPVGLRARSTLGQPGTPFPSRREMPPR, encoded by the coding sequence GTGGCGCAGATCAATCACTTTGAGTACGGCTGGATCACGCCTGCGCTGAGCTACGCGCTGTCCGTGCTCGGTTCGGTCCTCGGTCTGATCTGCGCCGGGCGTATCCGTACCGCCGGCACAGCGGGCCAGCGCGCGTGGTGGGGGCTGCTGGCCGCCTGGGCCCTCGGCGGCACCGCCATCTGGGCGATGCACTTCATGGCCATGCTCGGCTTCGCCGTCGAGGGCACCCGGATCCGGTACGACGTGCCGCTCACCGCCGCCAGCACGGCCATCGCCGTCGTGGCGGTCGGCATCGGACTGGCCATCGTGGGCACCGGCCGACTGAACCCGGTACGGCTGGTCGGCGGCGGGATCTTCACCGGTGTCGGGGTGGCCGCCATGCACTACTCCGGGATGGCGGCGATGCGCCTGAACGGCAGCCTCGGCTATGACACCACCCGGGTCGCGCTCTCGGTGGTGATCGCGATCGTGGCGGCCACCGTCGCCCTGTGGCTCGCGATGACCGTTCGCCGGCCGCTGGCGATCTTCGCTTCGGCACTGGTCATGGGCGTCGCCGTGAACGGCATGCACTTCACCGGCATGAGCGCCCTCTCGGTGCACCAGCACGAGGGTCGGGGCGAGGTGACCGGCACCGGTATGGGCACGCTCCTGGTGCCGATCGTGCTGGCGGTGATCTTCGGGGTGGTCGGTCTGCTCTACGCCCTGCTCGCCGCGCCGACCGACGACGACCGGGCCGCCGCGGCGTACCTGGACGCCCGGCGGGCCCCGGAGACGGCCGCCGCGGCACCTGTCGTCGCCCCGGACCCGGTCGGCCTGCGCGCCCGTTCCACGCTCGGCCAGCCCGGCACCCCGTTCCCGTCCCGGCGGGAGATGCCGCCCCGCTGA
- a CDS encoding DEAD/DEAH box helicase yields the protein MSSPAERYVAARRRAAQASQFPALDEFALDLGFDLDDFQREACQSLERGSGVLVCAPTGAGKTVVGEFAVHLALRGRPGDPAAADDPEAPPARRKCFYTTPIKALSNQKYHDLVARYGAEQVGLLTGDNAINGDAPVVVMTTEVLRNMLYAGSSTLQGLAYVVMDEVHYLADRFRGGVWEEVIIHLPASVTLVSLSATVSNAEEFADWLVTVRGETAVVVSEHRPVPLWQHMLVGKRMFDLFHDADAARKHDVHPELLRYTRDTMRRLELGEGRSAGPGSGRRGPRWRGPMRPDIVDRLDREGLLPAILFIFSRAGCAAAVQQCLAAGLRLTSPEERAEIRRVVESRVTAIPGEDLTVLGYWEWLDGLERGLAAHHAGMLPVFKEIVEELFVRGLVKAVFATETLALGINMPARCVVLERLVKYNGEAHVDLTPGEYTQLTGRAGRRGIDVEGHAVVVWSPETDPRHVAGLASTRTYPLRSSFRPSYNMAVNLVGTVGAEPARALLESSFAQFQADRSVVGLARQVQRNTETIEAYGAEAACHHGDFDEYFALRVAIADREKAIARQGQTQRKAAAVASLERLRIGDVIRVPAGRRAGLAVVLDPATGGFGEPRPLVLTQDRWAGRVSPGDFTTPAEVLARIRVPKHFNHRSPAARRDLAAEVSGTGLDRHGGRRGGRSRQVAGEDHRLTQLRTELRNHPCHACPEREEHARWAERRRRLERDTEELRERVSGRTGSLARTFDRIVALLTDRGYLTGDGAVTDAGRMLGRIWTEADLLVAECLRRGVWDGLSPAELAAAVSVVVFEARRDVDERASLPRGPVADAVDETLKLWGEIEADEAARGLTATREPDLGFAWPVYRWARGDALAKVLGSGHEIDGEMPAGDFVRWARQVVDLLGQLADSGGASPDLRSTARQAIAAINRGVLAYHTSG from the coding sequence ATGTCGAGCCCCGCCGAGCGGTACGTCGCGGCGCGCCGCCGGGCCGCGCAGGCCTCACAGTTCCCGGCGCTGGACGAGTTCGCCCTTGACCTGGGGTTCGATCTCGACGACTTCCAGCGGGAGGCGTGCCAGTCGCTGGAGCGGGGCAGCGGTGTGCTGGTCTGCGCCCCCACCGGCGCCGGCAAGACCGTGGTCGGGGAGTTCGCCGTACACCTGGCGCTGCGCGGGCGGCCCGGTGACCCGGCGGCGGCCGACGATCCGGAGGCCCCTCCGGCCCGGCGCAAGTGCTTCTACACCACACCGATCAAGGCGCTGTCCAACCAGAAGTACCACGACCTGGTCGCCCGCTACGGCGCCGAGCAGGTCGGCCTGCTCACCGGCGACAACGCCATCAACGGCGACGCGCCGGTGGTGGTGATGACCACCGAGGTACTGCGCAACATGCTCTACGCGGGCTCCAGCACGCTGCAGGGGCTGGCGTACGTGGTGATGGACGAGGTGCACTACCTCGCCGACCGGTTCCGCGGCGGGGTGTGGGAAGAGGTGATCATTCACCTGCCCGCCTCGGTCACCCTGGTCTCGTTGTCGGCGACCGTCTCCAACGCCGAGGAGTTCGCCGACTGGCTGGTCACCGTGCGCGGCGAGACCGCGGTGGTGGTCAGCGAGCACCGGCCGGTGCCGCTGTGGCAGCACATGCTGGTCGGCAAGCGCATGTTCGACCTGTTCCACGACGCCGACGCCGCCCGCAAGCACGACGTGCACCCGGAACTGCTGCGCTACACCCGCGACACCATGCGCCGTCTGGAGCTGGGCGAGGGCCGCAGCGCCGGGCCCGGCTCCGGACGGCGCGGTCCGCGCTGGCGCGGCCCGATGCGCCCGGACATCGTCGACCGGCTGGACCGGGAGGGTCTGCTCCCGGCGATCCTGTTCATCTTCAGCCGGGCCGGTTGCGCCGCCGCTGTGCAGCAGTGCCTCGCCGCCGGGCTGCGGCTCACCTCGCCCGAGGAGCGGGCGGAGATCCGCCGGGTGGTCGAATCCCGGGTCACCGCCATCCCCGGCGAGGACCTGACGGTGCTGGGCTACTGGGAGTGGCTCGACGGTTTGGAGCGCGGCCTGGCCGCCCACCACGCCGGCATGCTCCCGGTGTTCAAGGAGATCGTCGAGGAGCTGTTCGTCCGAGGCCTGGTCAAGGCGGTCTTCGCCACCGAGACGCTCGCGCTGGGCATCAACATGCCGGCCCGCTGCGTGGTCCTGGAACGGCTGGTCAAGTACAACGGCGAAGCCCACGTCGACCTGACCCCGGGGGAGTACACGCAGCTCACCGGGCGGGCCGGCCGGCGCGGCATCGACGTGGAGGGGCACGCGGTGGTGGTGTGGTCCCCGGAGACCGACCCGCGGCACGTGGCCGGGCTCGCCTCCACCCGCACCTACCCGCTGCGTTCCAGCTTCCGGCCCTCGTACAACATGGCGGTGAACCTCGTCGGCACGGTCGGTGCGGAGCCGGCCCGGGCCCTGCTGGAGTCCTCGTTCGCCCAGTTCCAGGCGGACCGGTCGGTGGTCGGCCTGGCCCGGCAGGTGCAGCGCAACACCGAGACCATCGAGGCGTACGGCGCGGAGGCCGCCTGCCACCACGGCGACTTCGACGAGTACTTCGCGCTGCGCGTGGCGATCGCCGACCGGGAGAAGGCCATCGCCCGGCAGGGGCAGACGCAGCGCAAGGCCGCCGCGGTGGCCTCCCTGGAGCGGCTGCGCATCGGCGACGTGATCCGGGTGCCGGCGGGCCGGCGGGCCGGGCTGGCCGTGGTGCTGGATCCGGCGACGGGCGGCTTCGGCGAGCCCCGGCCGCTGGTGCTCACCCAGGACCGCTGGGCCGGGCGGGTCAGCCCGGGCGACTTCACCACCCCGGCCGAGGTGCTGGCCCGGATCCGGGTGCCCAAGCACTTCAACCACCGCTCGCCGGCCGCCCGGCGCGACCTCGCCGCCGAGGTCAGCGGCACCGGCCTGGACCGGCACGGCGGACGGCGGGGCGGCCGCTCCCGGCAGGTGGCCGGCGAGGACCACCGGCTCACCCAGCTCCGCACCGAGCTGCGTAACCACCCCTGCCACGCCTGCCCGGAGCGGGAGGAGCACGCCCGCTGGGCCGAGCGGCGGCGGCGGTTGGAGCGGGACACCGAGGAGTTGCGCGAGCGGGTCTCCGGCCGCACCGGGTCCCTCGCGCGGACGTTCGACCGGATCGTCGCGCTGCTGACCGACCGCGGCTACCTCACCGGCGACGGCGCGGTCACCGACGCCGGTCGGATGCTCGGCCGGATCTGGACTGAAGCGGACCTGCTGGTCGCCGAGTGCCTGCGCCGGGGGGTGTGGGACGGGTTGTCCCCGGCCGAGCTGGCCGCCGCCGTGTCCGTGGTGGTCTTCGAGGCGCGCCGCGACGTCGACGAGCGGGCGTCGCTGCCACGCGGGCCGGTGGCCGACGCGGTCGACGAGACGCTGAAGCTGTGGGGCGAGATCGAGGCCGACGAGGCCGCGCGCGGGCTGACCGCGACCCGGGAGCCCGACCTCGGCTTCGCCTGGCCCGTCTACCGGTGGGCACGTGGCGACGCGCTGGCCAAGGTGCTCGGCAGTGGTCACGAGATCGACGGTGAGATGCCGGCCGGCGACTTCGTCCGCTGGGCGCGCCAAGTGGTCGACCTGCTGGGCCAGCTGGCCGACTCCGGCGGCGCGTCACCCGATCTGCGCTCCACCGCCCGGCAGGCGATCGCGGCCATCAACCGGGGTGTGCTGGCGTACCACACCTCCGGCTGA
- a CDS encoding HAD family hydrolase — protein MPDHAEPPQTRPTGSADDDAAPRASRRPVKAVLFDFHGTLAQVEEPRQWVLAAAATCGVTLDRVRATSLADRLLTAGRAGGPLPARVPPRLAELWADRDLYPHAHRGAYTGLAETVDTGIEGFADALYERLLIAEGWLPYPDTAPTLTALREAGVRVAVVSNIGFDLRPHFDAWGLTGLVDAFVLSYEVGRCKPDPAIFLRACGMLGVDPEQTLMVGDTPADAGAVAAGCSVLVLPAAEPGRENGLGAVLDLALPA, from the coding sequence GTGCCGGACCATGCCGAACCGCCCCAGACTCGTCCGACGGGCAGCGCCGACGACGACGCCGCCCCCCGGGCGTCCCGACGGCCCGTGAAGGCGGTGCTCTTCGACTTCCACGGCACCCTGGCCCAGGTGGAGGAGCCACGGCAGTGGGTGCTGGCGGCCGCGGCGACGTGCGGGGTAACCCTGGACCGGGTCCGGGCCACCTCGCTGGCCGACCGGCTGCTGACCGCCGGCCGGGCCGGCGGGCCACTGCCGGCCCGGGTGCCACCCCGGCTGGCCGAGCTGTGGGCCGACCGGGACCTCTACCCGCACGCGCACCGGGGTGCGTACACCGGGCTGGCCGAGACGGTCGACACGGGCATCGAGGGCTTCGCCGACGCCCTCTACGAGCGGCTGCTGATCGCCGAGGGCTGGCTTCCGTACCCGGACACCGCCCCCACGCTGACCGCGCTGCGCGAGGCCGGGGTGCGGGTGGCGGTGGTCAGCAACATCGGCTTCGACCTGCGGCCGCACTTCGACGCCTGGGGGCTGACCGGGCTGGTCGACGCGTTCGTGCTCTCCTACGAGGTGGGGCGGTGCAAGCCCGACCCGGCTATCTTCCTGCGCGCCTGCGGGATGCTCGGCGTCGATCCGGAGCAGACCCTGATGGTCGGTGACACGCCGGCGGACGCGGGCGCCGTGGCGGCCGGCTGCTCGGTGCTTGTGCTGCCGGCCGCAGAGCCGGGCCGGGAGAACGGGCTGGGCGCCGTCCTGGACCTGGCCCTGCCGGCCTGA
- a CDS encoding EamA family transporter, with amino-acid sequence MAVTDTLLPAPNPADAPPERRGGVAAVGMVLGGALSVQFGSAVAALLFPRTGVAGAVTLRLTISAVLLLVVCRPRLRGYDRGAWVAAGAFGLALAGMNSLFYQAIERIPLGPAVTLEVLGPLALSVFTARRLASWCWAGLALAGVALLGQGGFDRLNPAGVAFAFGAGAMWAAYIVLSARVGGRFPGADGLALALTLAALLTLPLGVIDGGSVLLDPAVLALGTALAVLASGLPYTLELLALRRMPTATFAVLMSLGPAVATLAGWLVLRQALTLLECAAIVLVIAASIGAVRVSAAAAARPEPR; translated from the coding sequence ATGGCCGTGACCGACACCCTGCTGCCCGCGCCGAACCCGGCCGACGCGCCACCGGAGCGTCGCGGTGGCGTCGCCGCCGTGGGCATGGTGCTCGGCGGGGCGCTGTCGGTGCAGTTCGGCTCCGCCGTGGCCGCCCTGCTCTTTCCACGTACCGGGGTGGCCGGCGCGGTAACCCTGCGACTGACGATCTCGGCCGTGCTGCTGCTCGTCGTGTGCCGGCCCCGACTGCGCGGGTACGACCGGGGCGCCTGGGTCGCGGCGGGCGCGTTCGGGCTGGCGCTGGCCGGCATGAACTCGCTGTTCTACCAGGCCATCGAGCGAATCCCGCTCGGCCCGGCGGTGACCCTGGAAGTGCTCGGCCCGTTGGCGCTGTCGGTGTTCACCGCCCGCCGGCTGGCCAGCTGGTGCTGGGCCGGGCTGGCCCTGGCCGGGGTGGCGCTGCTCGGGCAGGGCGGCTTCGACCGGCTGAACCCCGCGGGGGTGGCCTTCGCGTTCGGCGCCGGCGCCATGTGGGCCGCGTACATCGTGCTCAGCGCCAGGGTCGGCGGCCGATTCCCGGGCGCGGACGGGCTGGCCCTGGCACTCACCCTCGCCGCGCTGCTCACTCTGCCCCTCGGCGTCATCGACGGCGGCTCCGTGCTGCTCGACCCGGCCGTGCTGGCGCTCGGCACGGCCCTCGCGGTGCTCGCCTCCGGACTGCCCTACACCCTGGAGCTGCTGGCGCTGCGCCGGATGCCCACCGCCACCTTCGCGGTGCTGATGAGCCTCGGTCCGGCGGTCGCCACGCTGGCCGGTTGGCTGGTGCTGCGGCAGGCCCTGACGCTGCTGGAGTGCGCCGCCATCGTGCTGGTCATCGCGGCCAGCATCGGAGCGGTACGGGTCAGCGCAGCAGCCGCAGCGCGCCCGGAACCACGCTGA
- a CDS encoding diacylglycerol kinase family protein — MLPVTADDHSPGPLAGGPVAVLANPTAGRGRRRSLLPRLLDGLATAGRPVRLLSASSPTEAEAACRAAVTDGAGALVAIGGDGTVHRALQAAAGTAVPFGAVPAGTGNDFAVDTGFPADPLAAVAVIADALRAGRSRPVDLARMTDADGAERWYGAVLAAGFDAIVNERANRMRWPRGPRRYDLAILVELARLRPRRYTLRLDGVPHELDAVLVAVGNCPSYGGGMRICPGADPTDGLLDVVVGGRIDRRTLIRIKPRIYQGSHVDHPLVRSYRARTVELSAEGITTYADGERSLALPVTVSVVPGALRLLR; from the coding sequence GTGCTGCCCGTGACCGCAGACGATCACTCGCCCGGCCCGCTCGCCGGTGGCCCCGTCGCCGTGCTCGCCAACCCGACCGCCGGTCGGGGACGGCGCCGTTCGCTGCTGCCCCGGCTGCTGGACGGCCTGGCCACCGCCGGCCGGCCGGTCCGGCTGCTGTCGGCGTCGAGTCCCACCGAGGCGGAGGCGGCGTGCCGCGCTGCGGTCACCGACGGCGCCGGCGCGCTGGTCGCGATCGGCGGGGACGGTACCGTGCACCGGGCGCTGCAGGCCGCCGCCGGCACCGCCGTGCCGTTCGGGGCCGTGCCGGCGGGCACCGGCAACGACTTCGCCGTCGACACCGGCTTCCCGGCCGATCCGCTGGCGGCGGTGGCGGTGATCGCCGACGCGCTGCGTGCCGGCCGCTCCCGCCCGGTCGACCTGGCCCGGATGACCGACGCCGACGGCGCCGAGCGCTGGTACGGGGCGGTCCTCGCGGCCGGGTTCGACGCGATCGTCAACGAGCGGGCCAACCGGATGCGCTGGCCGCGCGGTCCCCGCCGGTACGACCTGGCGATCCTCGTCGAGCTGGCCCGGTTGCGGCCGCGGCGGTACACGCTGCGACTGGACGGGGTGCCGCACGAGCTGGACGCGGTGCTGGTGGCGGTGGGCAACTGCCCGAGCTACGGGGGCGGAATGCGTATCTGTCCCGGCGCCGACCCGACCGACGGGCTGCTGGACGTGGTGGTTGGTGGCCGCATCGACCGGCGCACCCTGATCCGGATCAAGCCGCGCATCTACCAGGGCAGCCACGTCGACCACCCGCTCGTGCGCAGCTACCGGGCGCGGACTGTGGAGCTGAGCGCCGAGGGGATCACCACGTACGCCGACGGTGAGCGTTCGCTGGCGCTGCCGGTGACGGTCAGCGTGGTTCCGGGCGCGCTGCGGCTGCTGCGCTGA
- the tatC gene encoding twin-arginine translocase subunit TatC translates to MAFALRKRGPSTFERASDGSMTLIEHVRELRDRLFRASLAIVAGLILGFFLAQPAFNLLKEPYCSLPDARDALGNCHQFLQLSPADGFILKLKLALWIGLIAGAPVWLYQLWAFIAPGLHRHERKWAYVFVAIAAPLFAGGAVLAYLVVDKGLAFLLEAGVTGLSTQLEVTRYISFVTNMILLFGVAFEFPLILLMLNFTGVASARRLLSWWRAVIFISFAFAAIATPDPGPFGMTLLALSLSLLYFLAVGVAFINDKRRGRGKEVYAGLDDDEVSPLEHDPEPVEAGQRVDATAPVGVPEPIAPPAPIERRYDDMT, encoded by the coding sequence GTGGCCTTCGCACTGCGTAAACGCGGCCCGAGCACCTTCGAGCGTGCCTCCGACGGCTCGATGACGCTCATCGAGCACGTCCGCGAGTTGCGCGATCGGCTGTTTCGCGCCTCACTGGCGATCGTCGCCGGCCTGATCCTTGGGTTCTTTCTGGCTCAGCCGGCCTTCAACCTGCTGAAGGAGCCCTACTGCAGCCTGCCCGACGCCAGGGACGCGTTGGGCAACTGTCACCAGTTCCTCCAGTTGTCGCCCGCGGACGGTTTCATCCTGAAGCTGAAGCTGGCGCTCTGGATCGGCCTGATCGCTGGAGCACCGGTCTGGCTTTACCAGCTCTGGGCGTTCATCGCGCCGGGTCTGCACCGCCACGAACGCAAGTGGGCGTACGTCTTCGTCGCGATCGCGGCCCCACTGTTCGCCGGTGGCGCGGTCCTCGCGTACCTCGTCGTGGACAAGGGCCTCGCGTTCCTGCTGGAGGCGGGTGTGACCGGCCTCTCCACCCAGCTTGAGGTCACCCGCTACATCTCGTTCGTCACGAACATGATCCTGTTGTTCGGGGTGGCGTTCGAGTTCCCCCTCATCCTGTTGATGCTCAACTTCACCGGCGTGGCCAGTGCCCGACGGCTGCTGAGTTGGTGGCGCGCGGTCATCTTCATCTCGTTCGCCTTCGCCGCCATCGCCACCCCGGATCCGGGTCCGTTCGGCATGACGCTGCTGGCGCTCTCCCTCTCGCTGTTGTACTTCCTGGCGGTCGGGGTCGCGTTCATCAACGACAAGCGGCGTGGGCGCGGCAAGGAGGTCTACGCCGGCCTCGACGATGACGAGGTGTCGCCGCTGGAGCACGACCCCGAGCCGGTCGAGGCGGGGCAGCGCGTGGATGCGACAGCCCCGGTCGGCGTACCCGAGCCGATCGCCCCACCGGCACCGATCGAACGCCGCTACGACGACATGACCTGA
- the tatA gene encoding Sec-independent protein translocase subunit TatA: MGALKPWHIAVLVVVLILLFGAKRLPDAARSLGRSLRIIKAETKSLQDDDRDLAEKADAQAGYQPLPPQVGQPQQAPYQQAPPQQPVADPVHRVRDN; this comes from the coding sequence ATGGGTGCCCTCAAGCCGTGGCACATCGCGGTTCTCGTGGTTGTGCTGATCCTGCTCTTCGGTGCGAAGCGGCTCCCCGACGCGGCCCGCTCGCTGGGTCGTTCGCTGCGGATCATCAAGGCCGAGACCAAGAGCCTGCAGGACGACGACCGCGACCTCGCCGAGAAGGCCGACGCGCAGGCCGGCTACCAGCCGCTGCCGCCGCAGGTCGGGCAGCCGCAGCAGGCGCCGTACCAGCAGGCGCCGCCGCAGCAGCCGGTCGCCGACCCGGTGCACCGCGTCCGCGACAACTGA
- a CDS encoding helix-turn-helix transcriptional regulator, whose amino-acid sequence MTRPAARSGSRASADRLARLLNLVPYLLARPGIEIAEAAGDLGVTERQLREDLELLWVCGLPGYGPGDLIDMAFDGDRVTITYDAGIDRPLRLTPDEALALVVALRMLAETPGVANREAVERALAKIEDAAGDLVGAPVAVRLPGDNRRVEALRAAVEGGRALRITYYTATRDETSDRVIDPLRMLMVGGQAYVEAWCRRAEAVRLFRADRIDAITELDERAAVPPQAVPHDLTEGVFRPSPDLPLITLRVGRGERWITEYYPCERVEAGDGDQWLVSLRVTDLGWARRFVLGLGPDVTVVAPVELAEQVRATAAAALDAYAVPAPTAAPRRPEADPATPGAPSGDPAVAGRTQ is encoded by the coding sequence ATGACCCGGCCAGCCGCGCGGAGCGGCTCCCGGGCCTCGGCCGACCGCCTGGCCCGGCTGCTCAACCTGGTGCCCTACCTGTTGGCCCGGCCGGGCATCGAGATCGCCGAGGCGGCCGGTGACCTGGGCGTCACCGAGCGGCAGTTGCGTGAGGACCTGGAGCTGCTCTGGGTGTGCGGGCTGCCCGGTTACGGCCCCGGTGACCTGATCGACATGGCCTTCGACGGCGACCGGGTGACCATCACCTACGACGCCGGCATCGACCGCCCGCTGCGGCTCACCCCCGACGAGGCGTTGGCCCTCGTGGTGGCGCTGCGGATGCTCGCCGAGACGCCTGGCGTGGCCAACCGGGAGGCCGTCGAGCGGGCCCTCGCAAAGATCGAGGACGCGGCCGGGGATCTGGTGGGCGCGCCGGTGGCGGTGCGACTGCCCGGGGACAACCGGCGGGTGGAGGCGCTGCGCGCCGCAGTGGAGGGCGGCCGGGCGCTGCGGATCACCTACTACACGGCCACCCGGGACGAGACCAGCGACCGCGTCATCGACCCGCTGCGGATGCTGATGGTGGGCGGCCAGGCGTACGTGGAGGCGTGGTGTCGCCGCGCCGAGGCGGTCCGCCTGTTCCGCGCCGACCGGATCGACGCGATCACGGAGCTGGACGAGCGGGCCGCCGTCCCGCCGCAGGCCGTCCCGCACGACCTGACCGAGGGCGTCTTCCGCCCGTCACCCGACCTGCCGCTGATCACCCTGCGCGTCGGCCGGGGCGAGCGGTGGATCACCGAGTACTACCCGTGCGAGCGGGTGGAGGCCGGCGACGGCGACCAGTGGCTGGTGTCGCTGCGGGTGACCGACCTGGGTTGGGCCCGCCGGTTCGTGCTCGGCCTCGGCCCGGACGTCACAGTGGTCGCCCCGGTCGAGCTGGCCGAGCAGGTCCGGGCGACGGCGGCCGCCGCGCTGGACGCGTACGCCGTGCCCGCGCCCACCGCCGCGCCCCGGCGGCCCGAGGCCGACCCGGCGACGCCCGGCGCGCCGTCAGGCGACCCGGCGGTGGCCGGCCGCACCCAGTAG
- a CDS encoding helix-turn-helix transcriptional regulator, protein MSRTRTERLVNLVICLLSTRRFLTAAQIAATVPGYEHDPDDARDHEAFQRKFERDKAELRELGVPLETGTASVFDAEPGYRIAHREYALPDIPLEPDEAAAVGIAARLWQHAGLAAAASSGLAKLRAAGVDVDPQATLGLEPMVTVDPAFAPLTAAARDRREVGFDYRVPDRDAPSRRRLQPWGVVCWRGRWYVVGHDLDREATRCFRLSRVVGAVRVTGAPGAYEPPAGVDLISHVARWSGPVERTGRATVLAAPGRAAGLRRWAVEVTAGPDGDRLVLPYADPDGLAGQLVRYGPDVRVLDPPEVREAVIQRLKEIAARHDELVATGDAR, encoded by the coding sequence GTGTCGCGGACCCGCACCGAACGCCTGGTCAACCTGGTGATCTGCCTGCTGTCCACGCGACGGTTCCTGACCGCCGCGCAGATCGCCGCGACCGTGCCCGGTTACGAGCACGATCCGGACGACGCGCGTGACCACGAGGCGTTCCAGCGCAAGTTCGAGCGGGACAAGGCCGAGCTGCGCGAGCTGGGCGTGCCGCTGGAGACCGGGACTGCCAGCGTCTTCGACGCCGAGCCCGGCTACCGGATCGCCCACCGCGAGTACGCGTTGCCCGACATCCCTCTCGAACCGGACGAGGCCGCCGCGGTGGGCATCGCCGCACGGCTGTGGCAGCACGCCGGTCTCGCCGCCGCCGCCTCGTCGGGGCTGGCCAAACTGCGCGCCGCCGGGGTGGACGTGGATCCGCAGGCCACCCTGGGCCTGGAGCCGATGGTCACCGTCGACCCGGCGTTCGCGCCGCTGACCGCCGCCGCCCGCGACCGCCGCGAGGTCGGGTTCGACTACCGGGTGCCCGACCGGGACGCGCCCAGCCGTCGGCGGCTGCAACCGTGGGGCGTGGTCTGCTGGCGTGGCCGGTGGTACGTGGTCGGCCACGACCTGGACCGCGAGGCGACGCGCTGCTTCCGGCTGTCCCGGGTGGTCGGCGCGGTCCGGGTGACCGGTGCGCCCGGCGCCTATGAGCCACCGGCCGGCGTCGACCTGATCAGCCACGTGGCCCGCTGGTCCGGCCCGGTGGAGCGCACCGGCCGGGCCACCGTGCTGGCCGCGCCGGGCCGGGCCGCCGGCCTGCGCCGCTGGGCGGTCGAGGTGACCGCCGGCCCGGACGGCGACCGACTGGTCCTGCCGTACGCGGACCCGGACGGGCTCGCCGGTCAGCTCGTCCGATACGGCCCGGACGTGCGCGTGCTCGACCCGCCGGAGGTCCGCGAGGCGGTCATCCAGCGACTCAAGGAGATCGCCGCCCGACACGACGAACTGGTCGCCACCGGGGATGCCCGATGA